The segment tcaaagatcatttgtaaaaatccaaataacttcacagctcttcattgtaaaggttttaaacactgtttcccattcttgttcaatgaaccatgaacaaataattaacatgcacctgtggaatggtcattaagacagtttacagacggtaggcaattaaggtcacaattatgaaaacttaggacactaaagaggcctttctacggactaaaaaaacaccaaaagaaagatgcccagggtccctactcatctgtgcgaacatgccttaggcatggtGCAAGGAGGCATTAGGACTGTAGATGTGGCCAGTGCAATAAAATTGCattgtccatactgtgagacgcctaagacagcgcaacagggagacaggacggacagttgattgagcacgtctgggatctgttggatcggagggtgagggctaaggccattccccccagaaatgtcttgcaggtgccttggtggaagagtggggtaacatctcacagcaaggactggcaaatctggtgcagtccatgaggaggagatgcactgcagtacttaatgcagctggtggccacaccagatactaactgttacttttgattttgaccccccctttgagggacacattattccatttctgttagtcacatgtctgtggaacttgttcagtttatgtctcagttgttgaatcttatgttcatacaaatatttacacatgttaagtttgctgaaaataaatgcagttgacagtgaggacatttctttttttgctgagtttacaagtTTCAACAATGTTTGACTACTGAACGTAGACTAGGTGTGCCCTTGAAGTATGACTACAAAGTGTGATTGATTGGTTTTGTAGGTAGATGCAACATTTAAGGCATATAACACATTTCAATCATATCAGCATTTGTAACCAACATGGATTCAATGAACAGTTTTTGTTTTAAAGATCATATTGATTGAAATATTCAAAATCAATGGTCGCTCAAGTCCCTGTCCTTTGCCCTCCATTAGATGCCTGACAAAGAGTCATCAGCAAAGGTGCAGAAGAAGAACAAGGTGTCTTTGTTTTTGTCCATGAGCGGGATTGACATTTTGGAGCACAAAACCAAGGTGAGAGCCTAAGGTCCAACTCCAACGGAAGATGTGGTAGGGAACTGCTTCAGTATGACGAAGTCTAAAAAGATTAACAGAAATAAATGGGCTCCTTACATGTTTCTGGGTTTCTATACTGTTGTGTAATGCACCTGcacactcctctccttcctcGTCCAATAATTGCTCTTTCTCTTATTATCATGTATTCTCACTTCCCTCTTGTCTTTTCTAGTTCATGCTGTACACATGCCCCCTCTCCTCCGTGTCCTTCTGTGCAGTCATCCCGACCACACCCAAAGTCTTTGGCTTTGTGGCCAAACACCCAGCTGCAGACATGTACCACTGTTATCTCTTCCAGAGCAAGAAATTTGTGAGTACAGTGCAATCATACAATCTTGATTTTAGGGTACATCACTAAAAACACATCTAAGGGTTTTAAGTTGCCAATCTCTACATTCTCTATTTTCCTGCTCCTCTCAGTCTCATCTGCTGGTGTCCATTATCGGAGATGCATTTCGGGCCACAAAGAGAGAGGAAAGCCTCAGAGGAGGCGGACGGGATCTGATTGTGGAGGCACTGAGGCACAAGGTTGGATTATAGGGATTTACAGTgtgtttggaaagtattcagacccctgcactttttgcttggtttttgctctgacatgcactgtcaactgtgggaccttatcgacaggtgtgtgtctttccaaatcatgtccaatcaattgaatttactacagatGGACTGCAGtaatgttgtagaaacatctcaaggatgatcaatggaaacaggatgcgcctgagctcaatttctagtctcatagcagagggtctgaatacttacgtaaataaggtattttttattttttatacatttgcaaaatttctaaaatcctgttttggctttgtcattatggggtattgtgtgtacattgatgagtaaaaaaaaagtgaaaatctattttagaataaggatgtaacttaacgaaatgtggaaaaagtcaaggggtctgaatactttccaaatgcacggtAGTTGGTTAAAAACTGTTTTGTGGTTGTGTCGACTGTTGTGTTTTGCATTGTATGGTGTAATTCACAATTACTTTTTTCTAactacttttctgctctttttctTTTAGAATAAAATCCTGCAGAGGGAGAATGCCGAGCTGAGGATGAGACTCAGTGCATCAGGAGATGTGAGTGAGGAAGCAGTagcccccatacacacacaccttccattgTTTTTTGTAAATGAGGTTTGTGTAACCAGGGTTGGCTAGGTTACTTATTAAATGTAATCCTTTACTAGTTACCTGACCAAAATTGTAATCAGCAACGTCATTtatggattacccaaactcagtaaagtaatctgattactttccccttaagaggcaatATAAGAACACAACAATTATGTTGCATTTTACTTTATAGGTTATGTAGGCTTCTAGCCCATAGATTTCAATTTCAATTACAAATAACAATACGATTAGGTTATATATTTGCATGAGAAGCCAACGTCTGCCAGATTTCCACTCATTCCAATTAATTAAATACCCCCTGATCTTCAAGAATAAGGACTTTGAAATATCGATGAatcaaattgttttacctgagcataacccaaAAACGAAGGACTTCTTAGCCTACTCTATTGTTTATGTATGtttttgtcatggaggactgattgggctcattgttTTGATTTGAAAAAGAAATGCTGCTCTCATTGAATGGTATGCTTTGAGCACTATCGAAAG is part of the Oncorhynchus masou masou isolate Uvic2021 chromosome 33, UVic_Omas_1.1, whole genome shotgun sequence genome and harbors:
- the LOC135527393 gene encoding PTB domain-containing engulfment adapter protein 1-like isoform X1, with protein sequence MSDISDDDNEISFAVKFLGRVEVVRSEGMQVLNEAIQNRKMPDKESSAKVQKKNKVSLFLSMSGIDILEHKTKFMLYTCPLSSVSFCAVIPTTPKVFGFVAKHPAADMYHCYLFQSKKFSHLLVSIIGDAFRATKREESLRGGGRDLIVEALRHKNKILQRENAELRMRLSASGDGTDGAARTTNRHQINLRRSQKKQTEAQKLSHLDMYPHKITFHCSDDTAPLLRTQELNMTDV
- the LOC135527393 gene encoding PTB domain-containing engulfment adapter protein 1-like isoform X2, which produces MSDISDDDNEISFAVKFLGRVEVVRSEGMQVLNEAIQNRKMPDKESSAKVQKKNKVSLFLSMSGIDILEHKTKFMLYTCPLSSVSFCAVIPTTPKVFGFVAKHPAADMYHCYLFQSKKFSHLLVSIIGDAFRATKREESLRGGGRDLIVEALRHKNKILQRENAELRMRLSASGD